In Rutidosis leptorrhynchoides isolate AG116_Rl617_1_P2 chromosome 2, CSIRO_AGI_Rlap_v1, whole genome shotgun sequence, one genomic interval encodes:
- the LOC139891750 gene encoding uncharacterized protein: MLERFGGKNFVIKYEGSFKSGNSHCLVLEHVAHDRPEVLKRDIDEYQLRWYGYCLFKALASLHKQGVVHRDVKPGNFLFSSKTSKGYLIDFNLATVKISLSQNDGTFGFVSSSQRESFHPSKTRKYASSKGLEAGTNTKSHLLPKNLKKKTDQVKEQGADGSGITSTKDATSNRHPSAERFRQPIPSTGRKELLNLVHQAMQQNHDNEATRTPAIKRKRVAAPPAKLDHNNNNFIYLTPMPLQCTGVTVAGSGFGLFKNKGEGKQRKEGSCVGTKGFRAPEVLLKSTYQGPKVDVWSAGVTLLYLIIGKTPFVGDPEQNIKEIAKLRGSEDLWEVAKLHDRESSFPQELLDIQSLTSIKLEEWCKQNTRRPDFVPTSLIDLVDKCLTVNPRLRISAEEALRHEFFTPCLKELAKKRMLRQRLSPQPVTLEGPRSKTSAALS, encoded by the exons ATGCTGGAGAGATTTGG GGGTAAGAACTTTGTGATTAAATACGAAGGCTCGTTCAAAAGTGGCAATTCACATTGTCTTGTTCTTGAACATGTCGCACATGACAGGCCAGAG GTTTTGAAGAGAGATATAGATGAATATCAACTACGGTGGTACGGATATTGTTTATTCAAAGCACTTGCCAGCCTTCATAAACAG GGAGTAGTTCACAGAGATGTTAAGCCTGGAAATTTCCTTTTCTCTTCTAAAACCTCTAAGGGATATCTCATAGATTTCAACCTTGCGACTGTAA AAATATCGTTATCTCAAAATGATGGGACTTTTGGGTTTGTTTCTTCATCCCAGCGAGAATCCTTTCATCCTTCAAAGACTCGTAAATATGCAAGTTCAAAAGGTTTAGAGGCAGGGACAAATACTAAATCACATTTGTTGCCAAAGAACTTAAAAAAGAAAACAGACCAAGTAAAGGAGCAAGGTGCTGATGGTTCTGGAATAACATCTACCAAGGACGCAACAAGTAATAGACATCCATCAGCAGAACGGTTTAGACAGCCAATTCCGTCTACAGGCAGAAAAGAACTGCTTAACTTGGTACATCAAGCAATGCAGCAGAATCATGATAATGAAGCAACACGTACCCCAGCTATAAAGAGAAAAAGGGTTGCTGCTCCTCCAGCTAAAttagatcataataataataacttcattTACCTCACACCAATGCCTCTGCAATGTACTGGAGTTACAGTTGCTGGTTCTGGCTTTGGCTTATTTAAGAACAAGG GGGAAGGGAAACAAAGGAAAGAAGGATCATGTGTTGGTACAAAGGGTTTCAGAGCTCCAGAG GTATTGTTGAAATCTACATATCAAGGCCCCAAGGTTGACGTATGGTCTGCTGGGGTCACCTTACTCTACCTCATCATTGGAAAAACTCCTTTCGTTGGTGACCCTGAACA GAACATAAAGGAGATTGCGAAGCTAAGGGGCAGTGAGGATTTATGGGAAGTGGCAAAGTTGCATGATCGGGAGTCATCGTTTCCACAG GAACTGTTGGACATACAATCCTTGACGTCCATAAAACTAGAAGAATGGTGTAAACAAAATACAAGAAGGCCAGATTTTGTACCAACATCACTTATCGATCTTGTAGATAAGTGCTTGACAGTGAATCCACGATTGCGGATTAGTGCTGAAGAAGCTCTGAGGCATGAGTTTTTCACGCCTTGTTTAAAGGAATTAGCGAAGAAGAGGATGCTGAGGCAAAGGCTTAGCCCACAGCCTGTTACATTAGAAGGTCCTCGATCAAAAACGTCTGCTGCTCTATCATGA